One stretch of Candidatus Bathyarchaeia archaeon DNA includes these proteins:
- a CDS encoding AAA family ATPase, whose protein sequence is MKVAVSGKGGVGKTLIAGGLAKGFADRGFKSMAIDADSSPNLALTLGLTAEQARKILPLTENKELVDSKTSTGYSGVYNLNFKVDDIIRDYAMKTPLGVELIVMGTVKAMGSGCMCAPNAIVRAMLRHLMVERNEAVVLDLEAGVEHIGRGTAKAVDVLLIVADSNLKSLEIAKHIHDMTAAAEMKHVYLVGNRVMNPAQEEAIKSFAKENRLEILALVPFDQKVIEADMLGQTPLKNKEMAAVQTIDNICDTLLKKTN, encoded by the coding sequence ATGAAGGTTGCAGTTTCTGGAAAAGGTGGCGTAGGCAAAACCCTCATTGCAGGTGGCTTAGCCAAAGGGTTTGCTGACCGCGGCTTTAAATCAATGGCTATAGATGCTGACTCCTCCCCAAACCTTGCTTTGACGTTGGGGTTGACGGCGGAGCAAGCTCGAAAAATTTTGCCTTTGACCGAGAACAAGGAGCTTGTGGACTCCAAAACAAGCACTGGTTACTCGGGCGTCTACAACCTGAACTTTAAGGTAGATGATATAATTCGGGATTATGCCATGAAGACCCCGCTTGGCGTTGAACTCATTGTTATGGGCACCGTGAAAGCAATGGGTTCTGGCTGCATGTGCGCCCCCAATGCCATCGTGCGGGCAATGCTGCGGCATCTGATGGTGGAACGCAACGAAGCCGTCGTTTTAGACCTCGAAGCGGGCGTGGAACACATTGGCAGAGGAACAGCAAAAGCCGTAGACGTGTTGCTTATTGTGGCAGATTCTAATTTGAAGTCGCTGGAAATTGCCAAACACATTCACGACATGACTGCAGCAGCTGAAATGAAGCATGTTTACTTGGTTGGCAACCGCGTGATGAATCCAGCTCAGGAAGAAGCCATCAAAAGTTTCGCAAAGGAAAACCGTTTGGAGATTCTGGCGTTGGTGCCGTTTGACCAAAAAGTCATCGAAGCCGACATGCTTGGACAAACCCCGCTGAAAAATAAGGAAATGGCGGCAGTGCAGACCATAGACAATATATGCGACACGCTGCTTAAGAAAACCAATTAG
- a CDS encoding SCP2 sterol-binding domain-containing protein, translating to MQVNTAREFFEKTLPERFDASKAAGVDVVVQVSIKGENGGDWIVVIKDQKIDIKEGVHPSPNLSLRMAEKDYLDLVNDRISAEKAFFTGKVQFKGNIALALKLKEAGFL from the coding sequence ATGCAAGTAAATACAGCAAGAGAGTTTTTTGAAAAAACCCTACCCGAAAGATTTGACGCAAGCAAAGCTGCCGGGGTAGACGTTGTCGTTCAGGTAAGCATCAAGGGCGAGAACGGAGGAGACTGGATTGTCGTCATCAAAGACCAAAAAATAGACATCAAAGAAGGCGTTCATCCTTCGCCTAACTTGTCGTTGAGGATGGCGGAGAAGGATTACTTGGATTTAGTGAACGACAGAATTAGCGCTGAGAAAGCGTTTTTCACGGGGAAGGTGCAGTTTAAGGGCAACATCGCCTTGGCACTAAAGCTTAAGGAAGCAGGGTTTCTCTGA
- a CDS encoding AAA family ATPase → MKTIVTIGRGGTGKSSFTAMMTKAFVEAGNTPLLLVDADPDQNLAEMLGVDLKEAGKSTLADLIVDTFIQKGGTTVGVSPTDRIESSIWARGLYESDTFDFISVGTKWVEGCYCMPNSALKAALEHLTKTYEYVIIDSPAGLEHLNRRIASKVTDIFEMLDHSKKSVDHAKRAFRIAKEVNMQFDNFYLVGGYRFPAERGKIAEQELNFKYLGKILADEQVDDYVLTGKSLLELPSDNAAFASVKAIMKETGYIQQ, encoded by the coding sequence TTGAAAACCATTGTTACCATAGGGCGCGGCGGAACAGGCAAATCCAGCTTCACCGCCATGATGACAAAAGCGTTTGTGGAAGCAGGCAACACGCCGTTGCTGCTAGTGGACGCCGACCCCGACCAGAACCTCGCCGAAATGCTCGGCGTTGACCTTAAAGAGGCTGGCAAATCCACGTTGGCTGACCTTATTGTGGACACGTTCATCCAGAAGGGTGGAACCACGGTGGGGGTTTCGCCGACAGACCGCATTGAAAGCAGCATTTGGGCAAGGGGGCTTTACGAAAGCGACACTTTCGACTTTATATCTGTAGGCACCAAGTGGGTTGAAGGCTGCTATTGCATGCCTAACTCTGCGTTGAAAGCGGCGTTGGAGCATTTAACCAAGACCTACGAGTACGTGATTATTGATTCGCCTGCGGGGCTGGAGCACTTGAACCGACGTATAGCCTCCAAAGTCACCGACATCTTTGAAATGTTGGATCACTCCAAGAAGAGTGTGGACCACGCGAAACGTGCTTTCCGTATTGCTAAAGAAGTGAACATGCAGTTTGACAACTTTTACTTGGTGGGTGGCTACCGTTTTCCCGCTGAACGCGGCAAAATAGCGGAGCAGGAGTTAAACTTTAAGTACTTAGGCAAAATCCTTGCCGATGAGCAGGTAGATGATTACGTTCTTACTGGAAAGTCGCTTTTAGAGTTACCTTCTGACAACGCTGCGTTCGCTTCTGTAAAGGCAATTATGAAGGAAACAGGTTACATACAGCAATAA
- a CDS encoding Coenzyme F420 hydrogenase/dehydrogenase, beta subunit C-terminal domain → MANTAEKGADKTQTGTQIEDGNLGSYNELFSAKSSIEGQDGGVVSALLVEGLQRGLFDVAVVVARKEGYRAEAVAAENVAEVEAAKGTKYLRVLTAPKLRELVAKGRKRIAVVGTPCQAKAARAIQKNLKQQVPDAEITIVGLFCFEAFNYAKLKTQTQKLLGMNIDEAQKTQIRQGKFTAYLDQREYSCRVGDLEGAVAGGCRFCDDFPAWHADVSAGSVGSPSGYSTVIVRTDAGKKLIENLGICRAEANKEEITKLCKLKKAHSNKNLSRINKTPTQPQKTDV, encoded by the coding sequence ATGGCAAACACCGCGGAAAAAGGGGCAGACAAAACCCAAACTGGTACGCAGATAGAAGACGGAAACTTGGGCAGTTACAATGAACTGTTTTCAGCCAAAAGCAGCATTGAAGGTCAAGATGGCGGGGTGGTTTCTGCGCTGCTGGTGGAGGGCTTGCAGAGGGGCTTGTTTGATGTGGCGGTGGTTGTTGCACGCAAAGAAGGCTACCGAGCGGAGGCGGTAGCTGCCGAGAACGTGGCGGAAGTGGAGGCGGCAAAGGGAACCAAATACCTCAGGGTACTGACTGCGCCTAAGCTGAGGGAGCTTGTTGCTAAGGGGAGAAAGAGAATCGCGGTGGTTGGCACGCCTTGTCAAGCTAAAGCCGCCAGAGCAATCCAAAAAAACCTAAAGCAGCAAGTGCCCGACGCAGAAATCACAATAGTTGGGTTGTTTTGTTTTGAAGCATTCAACTACGCCAAACTTAAAACGCAGACGCAGAAGCTTCTGGGCATGAACATCGATGAAGCCCAAAAGACCCAGATACGGCAAGGCAAATTCACCGCTTACCTCGACCAGCGAGAGTACAGCTGCAGGGTGGGAGACCTTGAGGGGGCAGTTGCGGGGGGATGCAGGTTCTGCGACGATTTTCCGGCGTGGCACGCAGATGTCTCGGCGGGTTCAGTGGGCAGCCCAAGCGGGTACTCAACGGTTATTGTTCGAACAGACGCAGGTAAAAAGCTGATAGAAAACTTGGGCATATGCAGAGCAGAGGCAAATAAAGAGGAAATCACAAAATTATGCAAGCTAAAAAAAGCGCATTCCAACAAAAACTTGAGCCGTATCAACAAGACGCCAACCCAACCACAGAAAACCGACGTTTAG
- the cofE gene encoding coenzyme F420-0:L-glutamate ligase, whose translation MDTVRIVAVEKLPLFQKGDNIGQFIVEAAEKQGTPIQEGDVVVVTHVAVSKAEGSIVNLDEVVPSERAVEIAAKVGKEPAMVEVILRETKEIVRMGPNSLITETKSGIISANAGLDRSNVNGDRSVALLPVDPDASARNIRHEIKRITGCSVAVIISDTHGRPLRMGEINVAIGVAGIKPIRDRRGEKDLFGYVLNVKQTCIADELASAAELVMGQANEGIPVAIIRGYRYQAAEDVSVQNLTRPKEKDMFR comes from the coding sequence GTGGATACTGTAAGAATTGTTGCCGTCGAAAAATTGCCGCTGTTTCAAAAAGGTGACAACATAGGACAGTTTATCGTTGAAGCTGCAGAAAAACAGGGCACTCCAATCCAAGAAGGCGATGTGGTGGTCGTGACGCATGTTGCGGTTTCTAAAGCCGAAGGAAGCATCGTTAACCTTGATGAGGTTGTGCCCTCAGAACGCGCCGTGGAGATTGCAGCAAAAGTCGGCAAGGAGCCAGCTATGGTGGAGGTTATTCTTCGGGAAACCAAAGAAATTGTGCGCATGGGCCCCAACAGCCTGATAACGGAGACAAAAAGCGGCATTATCTCAGCGAACGCGGGATTAGACCGGTCTAACGTGAATGGCGACCGAAGCGTGGCTTTGCTTCCTGTTGACCCTGATGCGTCAGCGCGAAACATAAGGCATGAAATAAAGAGGATTACGGGCTGCAGTGTTGCAGTGATTATTTCAGATACCCATGGGCGCCCTTTGCGTATGGGGGAAATCAACGTTGCTATAGGCGTAGCAGGGATTAAGCCCATCCGTGACCGCAGAGGCGAAAAAGACCTCTTTGGCTACGTTCTTAATGTGAAGCAAACATGCATAGCGGACGAGCTTGCCTCGGCAGCAGAGTTGGTCATGGGACAAGCAAACGAGGGAATCCCCGTGGCTATAATCAGAGGATACAGGTATCAGGCCGCTGAGGATGTTTCTGTGCAAAATTTGACTCGCCCCAAAGAAAAAGACATGTTCAGGTAA